In Glycine max cultivar Williams 82 chromosome 4, Glycine_max_v4.0, whole genome shotgun sequence, the genomic stretch AGAACTTCCGAGATCATCACATGAAGTAAAAGATGGACACTGGCATTCCATCTCAAAGGGTGCTCCTTGGTTTCCTTATGAAGGTAAAGAAATAAGCCGTTTATCTTTTGAATCGCGAGAAACCATCAAATCCACACCAAAGCTAAAAGAGCTTCCTAGACTTTCACTGGATAGTAAGGAAGGTTCATTGCGCAGTTACAGCACTGACTCAAAAGCCACTCACCACTCAAGAAACATTTACAGTGGCACCTCCACCTCAAATGACAAATTCCCTACCCTACAACAGCCTTCAGCAACCCCAAGTCGTCCACCTAGTGTTGTGGCAAAATTAATGGGCTTGGAAGCTTTACCGGATTCCTCTTTGGCTGGTGATGGTCAGTCAAGTTCAACTGAAACTTACTCAGCTCAAGATAATGGTCAATTCCCTAGATCATCAAAAAATGGACTCACCAGGCCACTCCGAGTTTCTAATTCTCCAAAAATGTCTTTGAAAGACCCAACTTCCCCACGGCGAAAGAATCATGATCTGGTTATGAAACCCATCCGAAGTTCAAGGGTTCCCATTGAACCAGCACCATGGAAGCAGCAAGATGGAAATCAAAGCTCCCAGAAACAGAATTTAAGGGGCGTAAAAGCTCCAACGAGAGCACCGGATTCCTTTCCTTCTGTTTATAGTGAGatagagaagagattgaaggaTCTTGAATTCAAACAATCTGGAAGGGATCTTAGAGCATTAAAACAGATACTTGAAGCAATGCAAGAAAAGGGACTATTAGAGAGCAGAAAAGAAGAACAAGCTCCAAATGTTGTTGGAAGTCAAAGTGACTATGAACCAAAAGCTACCAATCAAAATCAGAATACAAGGTCAGTAAGGCAACAAAACACTCAGAGAAACAATTTTCTATCTTCCACAGTCAAAGGATCTGACTCAGCAAGGGCTTTTGAATCCTCAATAGTGATAATGAAACCGGCAAAACTTGTTGAGACAACTGTGATTCCTGCTTCTTCAGTCATTCCAATTGGTGGCCTTTCTGGTTCCCAGAAACACCAGAATGGTGCTGTATATGTTGATAATAAAACCAGTACATCTACTACTCGAGTAGCAAAAGATAAGTCTCCCAGAAACATTCACCGGGATGTGTCTGCCAGTTCCATTGATAAGAAAGCAAGTAGTAGTAAGACTACAAGATTAATACAATCTCAATCTAGGTCTCAACAACTTCCAAAAGAAAATAGACAAAGTTCAGTGAAGCACTCAGGATCTGTGAGCCCAAGGTTGCAACAGAAGAAGTTGGAGTTAGAGAAGCGGTCTCGTCCCCCTGCCCCACCATCAGATTCCAACAAACCCAGAAGGCAATCTGGTAAGAAGGCAACAGAATCGGGTTCACCAGGTGGAAGACAAAGACCCAAATCCCTCAACGTACCGCATGGTGATGAGCAATTGAGTGAGATTAGCAATGAACCAAGGAGTTTAAGTTTCCAGGGGGATGAAATTTCTCTGCAATCAAACAGTTTAACTGTCAACTCAAAGATGGATATGGAAGTCACAAGTAGTTTACAAACTGTTGAAATTGATGACAGCCAAAGCCCATCTTTGAAGGCTGTGAAGCAATTGATTTCAGAGACAGTGCAGAAAGTAGGAGccatttttatctctttatatTCAAGCTTTCTGATTAGCAAAATATAATGTTAAATATTAGCAAATAGCTTATCAGTTGATaatgtgtatgttttgtttaatgTTTCAGAAATCAACTCCAAGGTTGGATGAGGATGAGACAGTTGCAGAACTAGCAACAGATACCCCGGAACATCCAAGTCCTATCTCAGTTCTTGATGGCTCAGTGTACAGAGATGACATGCCATCCCCCGTAAAGCAGATATCTGAAGATTCAAAAGGTATACTTTCAGCcttcaaaaaaaagaaaaaaatataagatacaGATGATATCTAAGGACTatactaaataaaattataggacAAGTTCTTGTTTCAGTCAGTTCAGCATCCTGATACATTGCAATTTTGTATATAAAGTGAACTcttatcctttttctttttgaaatgtttCCCCAAGAAgtggttgaaatttttttcgTAACTTAGGAGTGACAAGTGATAACAATCTCAGTAATAAATGTAAGATTTGTCTCCTAGAATGAGCCTCTAGTGATTTGAAGTGTATGTACGCAAAGAATTAGTCACTGTCAAAGGCAACAATGGTAATGGTGCCAGCTAGAAAACAAGCACATACATTAGACATAATTGAAATTGTAATGGGCCATGGCATTAAGCAACCTTTCGGCCTTGTACATTCTTCCTTGTTTAATCTTCATGTCCTTAAGATTTGCCCAATAGATATCACTTGAATGCATCATATGATATTCCAAAAGCATGTGATTTTTTTCACCTATCTAATTATAAGATCAAATTCTGCAGGTGAGGATGCTCAAGAATCCAAAGAAAATGAGATTAAAGATCAGTGGAACCCTGCAGATAGCCTTTCATTTAACTGCACTGGATCCCTAGAGATCAATCGCAAGAAATTACAGAACATAGACCACCTTGTCCAGAAGCTTCGACGACTGAACTCCAGTCACGATGAAGCTAGAATCGATTACATTGCTTCCCTATGTGAAAACACAAATCCAGACCACAGATACATTTCCGAAATATTATTAGCTTCAGGTCTCTTACTCAGAGATCTGAGTTCCGAGTTGCTGACATTTCAACTTCACTCGTCGGGTCATCCCATTAACCCCGAGCTATTCCTTGTCTTGGAACAGACCAAAGCAAGTAGTCTACTTTCAAAAGAAGAAAGCAGCCCTGGAAAAGATGCTAACATGAAGCTAAACAAAGAGAAATTTCACAGGAAACTCATCTTTGATTCTGTGAATGAGATTCTTGGTGCAAAATTCGGCTCCTCACCCGAGCCATGTTTTCAGCCTAACAGTAACAGACTCACAAAAAAAACCTTGAGTGCTCAAAAGCTTCTTAAAGAACTATGCTTTGAGATCGAAAAAATTCAAGCCAAGAAGCCAGAATGCTGCTTAGAAGATGATCATGATGGTCTGAAAAATATGCTGTGTGAAGATGTTATGCATGGCTCAGAAAGTTGGACAGATTTTCATGGTTACTTACCTGGGGTTGTGTTGGATGTTGAGAGACTGTTATTTAAGGACTTAGTAGATGAGGTTGTGATTGGTGAATCATCAGGTTTGCGAGTCAAGCCATCGGTTAGGCGCAGGAAGCTATTTGGAAAGTAGTTTGTTCAATTCTTCCCTTTTTCTCACTGATATTAGATCCATataattttcttgtcatttgcttataaaaaaatttcttgtgTCAAGGCATATAAGTTTGCTTGTTAGAGCTttggttattaattttttttgctaagGTGTAAAGAAATTTGAGTTACCATGAATTTGTGGCCATACATAATACATAAAAACCAAAAGTTCCTTATGTGAAACATCTTTTCATTgtacattatattttaaaatgtgtgTACATGTAGGGAAGAATAAATCCATGTTCATAATCTTGATCTAATCGTGTAGAGAAAAGAATGAGATAGAATTGTTCTATGTCTAATcactagggttttttttttttttttcaaacttgtgcATGCATTAAAACGATCTAATGAAGCAACTTTTATAGTCAGGTTAGATAAGAATAGAGACCATTATTGAGTTACTCAATTTGAGTACCAAGTCAGTGGCTGAACCTATCATGGGCTATCCAGATTAGAAGCCCAATAACAAATATCTATCATGTAGTgttatgattaaattaatatttttttataattaatatatttcataattcaatttttttttaaaataattgattaatgctaacctattaataaataatgtatCCTAGTAAAATGTATTCTTAAATGAAATCTCAAACTACGAATTTCAATGGAGTGTGGTGGATCTCATTTCTCAAATTGGTAGATTTATACGAATTTAATGAAGAGTGTTAGAATGAGTGATATTGACTATGTTAAACTATGAATTCTTAAATAAATTCTAGTAAAATGTATTAATTGAAATCTCAAACTATGAATTTCAAAGGAGAGAGCGTGGTGGGTCTCATCCTCAAATTGCTAGgatttatgtgattttttttttaaaaaaagagtgtTAGATTCACTGATAGGGAATATGTTACCAGCACTTCTTAATATATAGATGAcaatacaaaagagaaaaaaaaaagaagatatttcTAAAGTAGATATATAATGATCTCCTATGATACAGTATTCTCActttctctctatataaattagaattgttaTCTTAAATGAGAAAGTTTTAAGAATCTATTATtcaaagagaatttttttttgtgattttttattaactttttattactttcaatctattcttttttttaattgaattttaatatttatcaaaagaaactattaatagctaaaaaaatattatatcaaaatataaattatttatcataaatttaagtaatttatatgctcaaaaatatttatttattatgatttttaattataataaagtatatatttaaaaatatttatttattaaaaaatttagttatatgAAATAAACACTTATCTTATGCATTGCTAATGCTAATTAAATACTAGTTATTTCTTATGATACGGTAATCTTCTAAGAAGGCaaatttaaaatagagaaataCCACTATTCAACAAAAGTGGTAGTATTTTAGTCAGGAATATGGTAATTGTGATGTTCAGATCACTCTAATGtctatagaaaataaaaataaagagagcaGGTTATCTTTTTATCAAGGGTTTAGTGCTTGTCATTTATGCATAATGGATTTTTGTAAAGTGAGTTCATCTTTAatgtaaataaatgtttttttatattttaattgattaaaattatgaacACCTCATATTAAGTCACTAattgataaattcttttttgatAAGTTTCTAACCTTGAAAACATATGGAtagttgatataattttttatgcaatatGGAGTGTTCATAATTATGAGATTAGCTTTCCAGTTAATAGCCATGAAAAGTTGTAAATCTCTAGAGTTGAATGGGTGGATAATGAGAGTTAATTATCTTCCCTAAGAATTTTAGAAAGAGtctattttctatatataaattgtttagGCTATTTAAATGACTTCAATAACCTTCTTTCATTTATGACAATTAATCACTATGGGGACATTTATGTCTTCTATCATTCTTTTCCTTTACTTCTTACACTTTTCTTtctaattcaaaattcaaaactgaAAAAGCTAATATTCTTCTCTGTCCCAAAATTTTCTCTCTCACGAGAAACTCCCTCTCCCTCACATCTcttccttttctccttttcatCTTCTCTCACTCTCCATCTCCCTCCTTTGTTCTCCTTTAATGAAACATAGGTAGATTCTAAAGTCCAAGAgttctatctatttcaattctactaatatttttattgcttAAAGATTTCCTGTCTCCAGGTTAGCTTGAAAATGTGACAGCTTTTAATTCAAAGTTTTGTTATTGGATTATGATTCCCAATacatctgattttttttaaaatattgttgtaGGATATAAAGtctatattttatcaaatttgaatCACACCAAACCATGGCAATAAAACCAACTTATAAGATTAACTATGTCCTTTCTTAGCAATGTATTTCACTAATACCAAATTATAGTATTGGTTGGTTACATCACTCTTAAACTATACGTGTCATTTATACTTTCACCTATAATTATCTATAATGAGTAGCTTAGTATGCTGGACTTGAGTGGTCCTGCAAAAACAACTAAGGATGACAGAGACAAAAGGAATTAGTAGAAGGAATGAGAGTAGCATGACAAATGCGAGACTAGAAATTAGTATTGAGGGAGGTGGATCACACATTGGGGAAAGTGAGTTTTTAAGTTATGAATTTGGACGCTTTATGCCTTTAGCTGGAGAACATATCAATAGAAGGAAGAAAGGGTGGGGAGATAACAAAACTTAGGTAGTAAGTCTAGTTTTTAAGTGTCTCATTAAAGTACGATGACAAATGTGGGACTAGAAAATAGTATTGAGCAAGGGGGATCACACATTGGGGAAACttagtttttattatatgaatttgGAGGCTTTGTACATTCAGCTAAGAGAACATATCCAGAAAAAGAagagatgagaaaaaaaaaaagcaagactGAGGTAATAAGTATTTACTCTCTTTCAACTTATACACTAGACTGGTTTTTAAGATTCATATAATAGTTCAAATATTATAGCAATGTGAATCTTGTTCCTCTCACcttaatttatacaatttattattacttAACCTATTATATTATTCCTCTCACCTATTGTTGTTATCTAATTCATAGATATTACCGGCACAATTATCTAATTCATTGTCAAAGTCTAATCTCTTTTGAAAGTCGTTGAATTGGATGACAAGTACCTAGCAtatgattcttttgaaaactatTGCTCTCCTCGGAAGGGACAAAATTTGGAATCAATCAAAAAGAACTGGTTTCTACTTTGGATAGGTATGCCATTTATGATAGCAACACAGCAGCAAAACCATACGCAGCCCACATTACAGAAAACACCAACAGGCCTAAGAGAGAGTGAGTAAGAAGCCCACTTACTTGCAGGACTTCGTGTGAAACCCGTTGGCGCCAAAGTCCTTTTTGCTTGAAGAACCTACGAGAGTTTGTTATAGCAATTCCACTAGTTTGTTGTAGGGAAATTCTATTTcaggaatttgaatttctgttagCTCAATAGTATAAATGTAAGAAGAAGTGGAATGGATAAATCATCAGAAAGCTTATCTCAATTTagttcttcttttatcttctccCTTTTACTTAGAAGCCTATCAATTTATCTCCTTAGCCAATGACATATACGATAGTCTTTCAACTAAGttccataaaaaaatgtgtaaataCACATagcaaatttaacaaaaatgatCATCTCTCATAAACCTCACCTTGAAAAATAGTCATTAAAC encodes the following:
- the LOC100787391 gene encoding protein LONGIFOLIA 2 isoform X2, with the protein product MAAKLLHSLADDNPDLQKQIGCMTGIFQLFDRHHVLTARRISQKRLASGNSPFSEGSLERDSDIILHQQTATDTSLNKGVNERQRISTESSRASFSSCSSSVSSLDCKAEAEAPYDRILFPETPSRDAVMNQSTISPHFGCNSLDLRDVVKDSMYREARGLSLRTTAKEESAINATKHRDSPRPIQLSKSVDGSYRVGIDGKQSVPIDLKESIRVLAKLREAPWYYAETKELPRSSHEVKDGHWHSISKGAPWFPYEGKEISRLSFESRETIKSTPKLKELPRLSLDSKEGSLRSYSTDSKATHHSRNIYSGTSTSNDKFPTLQQPSATPSRPPSVVAKLMGLEALPDSSLAGDGQSSSTETYSAQDNGQFPRSSKNGLTRPLRVSNSPKMSLKDPTSPRRKNHDLVMKPIRSSRVPIEPAPWKQQDGNQSSQKQNLRGVKAPTRAPDSFPSVYSEIEKRLKDLEFKQSGRDLRALKQILEAMQEKGLLESRKEEQAPNVVGSQSDYEPKATNQNQNTRSVRQQNTQRNNFLSSTVKGSDSARAFESSIVIMKPAKLVETTVIPASSVIPIGGLSGSQKHQNGAVYVDNKTSTSTTRVAKDKSPRNIHRDVSASSIDKKASSSKTTRLIQSQSRSQQLPKENRQSSVKHSGSVSPRLQQKKLELEKRSRPPAPPSDSNKPRRQSGKKATESGSPGGRQRPKSLNVPHGDEQLSEISNEPRSLSFQGDEISLQSNSLTVNSKMDMEVTSSLQTVEIDDSQSPSLKAVKQLISETVQKKSTPRLDEDETVAELATDTPEHPSPISVLDGSVYRDDMPSPVKQISEDSKGEDAQESKENEIKDQWNPADSLSFNCTGSLEINRKKLQNIDHLVQKLRRLNSSHDEARIDYIASLCENTNPDHRYISEILLASGLLLRDLSSELLTFQLHSSGHPINPELFLVLEQTKASSLLSKEESSPGKDANMKLNKEKFHRKLIFDSVNEILGAKFGSSPEPCFQPNSNRLTKKTLSAQKLLKELCFEIEKIQAKKPECCLEDDHDGLKNMLCEDVMHGSESWTDFHGYLPGVVLDVERLLFKDLVDEVVIGESSGLRVKPSVRRRKLFGK
- the LOC100787391 gene encoding protein LONGIFOLIA 2 isoform X1 translates to MAAKLLHSLADDNPDLQKQIGCMTGIFQLFDRHHVLTARRISQKRLASGIQHSNSPFSEGSLERDSDIILHQQTATDTSLNKGVNERQRISTESSRASFSSCSSSVSSLDCKAEAEAPYDRILFPETPSRDAVMNQSTISPHFGCNSLDLRDVVKDSMYREARGLSLRTTAKEESAINATKHRDSPRPIQLSKSVDGSYRVGIDGKQSVPIDLKESIRVLAKLREAPWYYAETKELPRSSHEVKDGHWHSISKGAPWFPYEGKEISRLSFESRETIKSTPKLKELPRLSLDSKEGSLRSYSTDSKATHHSRNIYSGTSTSNDKFPTLQQPSATPSRPPSVVAKLMGLEALPDSSLAGDGQSSSTETYSAQDNGQFPRSSKNGLTRPLRVSNSPKMSLKDPTSPRRKNHDLVMKPIRSSRVPIEPAPWKQQDGNQSSQKQNLRGVKAPTRAPDSFPSVYSEIEKRLKDLEFKQSGRDLRALKQILEAMQEKGLLESRKEEQAPNVVGSQSDYEPKATNQNQNTRSVRQQNTQRNNFLSSTVKGSDSARAFESSIVIMKPAKLVETTVIPASSVIPIGGLSGSQKHQNGAVYVDNKTSTSTTRVAKDKSPRNIHRDVSASSIDKKASSSKTTRLIQSQSRSQQLPKENRQSSVKHSGSVSPRLQQKKLELEKRSRPPAPPSDSNKPRRQSGKKATESGSPGGRQRPKSLNVPHGDEQLSEISNEPRSLSFQGDEISLQSNSLTVNSKMDMEVTSSLQTVEIDDSQSPSLKAVKQLISETVQKKSTPRLDEDETVAELATDTPEHPSPISVLDGSVYRDDMPSPVKQISEDSKGEDAQESKENEIKDQWNPADSLSFNCTGSLEINRKKLQNIDHLVQKLRRLNSSHDEARIDYIASLCENTNPDHRYISEILLASGLLLRDLSSELLTFQLHSSGHPINPELFLVLEQTKASSLLSKEESSPGKDANMKLNKEKFHRKLIFDSVNEILGAKFGSSPEPCFQPNSNRLTKKTLSAQKLLKELCFEIEKIQAKKPECCLEDDHDGLKNMLCEDVMHGSESWTDFHGYLPGVVLDVERLLFKDLVDEVVIGESSGLRVKPSVRRRKLFGK